The region TTGTGATTTAGGATTTCCTATTACAAAATGCTGTTGACACTCCTCCAATTCATCATGTTTACCTATACACCCCATATGGACTCATGAGTTTGTAATTACCTGTAtctttgaaatcttttttaaaagctgatgttGTATTAATCATCTTACAATTTCTTGGAAGGTCGTTTTAAATGAGATTACTGTTCTTTGGAGTTTTGATCTCCTGAGTAATTAGTAATTTGTACTTCTGAATGCTTattgttcattttcttcataatcCCATGTACCTATGCTTTACAGAGAATCTAGAAAATTTTCTGCTGGGAATCTCCATGAACTGTTTCACTGCAGACAAGATTGCAAATgttaattctgcttttctgccaTGACTTTATTCTACCAGAACATTCCCTTTATACCTGATCCTCTATTGTCCTCACAAACTCTTAGCAGGTTCCTCACCTCTGAAACAAACTAAAAGCCTTGTTTCAACTTTATATGAGACAATTTCCTTTTGTACTGAACTCTATATCCTACAGCaggaaaaaggtttttaaaattatataaaatgtaattttaagaaaattttaaacattGTGAAGAATATTTGCTCCATGcgatatttaaaaattacaaatttgtACTTTGGATTTCAAACAAAAATTTGAAGTATCAGTTTCCTTGAGACTGAAGTTTGATCCTTACTTAATATTTAGCACAGAATGTATCAGGTCTTATTTTAAAGGTTACCCCATTTCacacaaattatattttcttcagttatgTATTACCAGACTGTATAATCTCTTGAAGCAattatttctaacattttatAACTCACAGTTAACTAAATAAGCATACATTTTACAATTCTATCTTTCAGAAATTCTTAAAGCTCATTACGAGCTATTACAATGCAAAGCCACAAGCTGTAAACTTTAAAACAGCTGCAGAACAAGCCAGAGCACTGATCAATTTGTGGGTTGAAAATGAAACTGAGAGTAAGTACCACCGTGATGGCTTTTTTCTTGTCCCACtttcaaattatttgtatttccaCATTTATTGCTCTTGCAGCCAAGGATCCATAAAAAGTGGAAACTCAGGGGAGTTGATGAGCAAAGTGCAGTTAAACAGCTTGAAGAATGCCTCTCTCCAAACCTAACTGCTGCTCTTTACAAGgtctttcccttcatttttcatGCTGTAGCCTCTTCTGAATTATTGCTGTTCAGATACTGAGTGGCTCCACTCTTATTAGCGAGGGTTTTACTTTGGCATTCTTCAGGTACTTGCAAGCAGCTCCACAGAACACGCAAGTTACTCCACTTTACTCGCTTTCCAATGCCATTTACCAGCAAAAtggcaatatttaaaaaaaaaaaattatacttcaAAAGCCATTTTTACCATATGTACACCATGAAAAATGTACAGTAAGAAAACCTCCCAAATGCAAACACTTTTGTTATACAGGTAGGCACAGAGAAGGCACAATTAAAATTGAAGAGTTACACAGTCACACCGGAATAATAGTCCTATCTGTCtgattttgaagggaaaataCAGGATCTGCTGCCTGCAGGATGTCTCAATTCCCGCACTGTGTTGGTCTTAGTAAATGccatttatttcaaaggaaaCTGGGAAAAGAAGTTTCTGGAGAAAAATACTTCTGAGATGCCCTTCAGACTGAGCGAGGTAAATTCCTTGTCTATATGCCTATTGTCATATGTTAATATGTCTATTACTGAACAGCTAGAAACCTCTAAATATTTCACCTGCATTCCATATGCCACTGCACAGGGTATAAAATCAGTGGTATAAACTCAGTGAGGACAGCAATTGTGAAAGTAAGTCAGTATTATCTTATTTACGCATATCCATGAGAATAGGATTTTCACTTTAATAGTTCTTTGATATCAAAACACTTGAACATCATGTTCTTAACAGCACATAGCTTAAGGACAAGAGGAAATTGCCCTAAGTACCAAGGTCCCATTTTCAAAAGGGACGGAGTTGCTTTTGAGAGCAGTACTTACACACTACgtctcttttctgcttttaagacaCAGTCTATACTCTGAGTTCAAGGAAACTGAACTGGTTGTTCTTTCCTCACGCACCCTGGGTGTTGCATAAAACCTCAGAGGGAATTTTCACGGGGATTTGTTATTTTAGCTGAGTGTGTGAGGATGATGTGTTTAGTATACACTGAGGGCATGTTACTGAGCTAACAGTATTTAAACGATCACGCACTGACGATTCACAGTAGCTGACTGCATGCATATTTTTGGACTGTGTCAAAGGCAAACAAAACTATTTGCCAATGGAAGCATGTATCTTGTTTGCACTTGTAATCTATACGTCAAACGCCTTTTGTATGCCAGGCAATGTGAAGCAATTGTGTCGATGATGTGACTGTGTATCCCAAACCTACTACGCTACATGGGCGGTTTTAGGATCTGTCATGGTACAtagttgtggtgggttgaccctggctgggcACCAGGTGTCGACCAAGCGTCTCTGTCACTCCCCCttctcaacaggacagggggagaaaaacaGGGCAAAAAGCTCATcagtcaagataaggacagggagatcatttagcaattaccatcatgggcaaaacagactcaaacttaggaaattaatttattgccaattaatcaGAGTagattaatgaaaaataagacCAAATatacaccttcctcccacccctccccagtCTCAACTTCACTCCCAGCTCTTCCACTTATTCCCCAAAGCAGTGTAGGTggatggggaatgggagttgcagtcagttcatcacacgttgtctctgacactccttcctcctcacgctcttcccctgctccagtgtggggtcccacCCATGGGATATAGTCCTTCATGTCCACTGAGGGTCCTTCCCAGgtgctgcagttcttcaagaactgctccattgtgggtcccttccacggggtgcagtccttcaggaacagactgctccagcgtgggtcccccatggggtcacaggtcctgccagaaaacctgctccagtgtgggctcctctccatgggtcacaggtgctgccaggagcctgctgcaGTGTGGGCTCACCATGGgttgcagcttccttcagggaacaTCCACATGTTCCAGCATggtgtcctccacaggctgcagggtgggtaTCTAGCGCATCATGGCCTTCACCAGAGGctacaggggaatctctgctccagtgcctagAGCACCTCCTCTGTTTCcctcctcactgaccttggtgcctgcggagttgtttctctcacactttctcactcctctctcccagctgctgttgcacagagGTTTTTACCCCTTAttaaatgtgttatcacagagatgctaCTAACATCATTGGCCAgctgtcttggagccggctggaactGGCTCCGCCTGACATGGAGGCAGCTTCTGATATCTCCTCATACAAATCATCCCTGCAgtccccctgctaccaaaatcctgCCATGTGAACCCAACACATTGGTGCACAGAGAGGGTTTAATTCACAGGGTACCTGACAGAAAAGTCTGCAAATAGAGAAACTtttgcactgaaataaaacaatgcAAAAGGAGAGAGTGGATATAGTAGTAAAAGCTCTGTGAGCTTAATACAGCATAGGAGTTCAGAAAGCTATGGGGTAATCCAATTCCATTTGGTAATCTGGTCCTCTATAGTTTGGGGAagaggaaaagccagcacaggtCACAGAAAATATGGTTCAGAGGCAAAGTGAGACAATCAGTATTTCTTGGAAGGATAAAATAGGCAAAGGAGCTGATGGCATCCAGGGGAAGAAAGtcaacattttttcctctcaatcAAGGCCCTTCCTCCAGAAATGTAACCTGTGGGAGGAAACATGAAATACTTACAGTAGTTACTTGATTATCAACGttaatgcctttattttaaaatgagaaatgtaTTACATATGATTCAGTCAGCAGGTGGATAGCGTATGTGTCTATGCTGATTTTTTTGTAAAGAGCCCAATGACTTTAAAAAGGGGGTGTATGTGACACTGTCCAAAGAAAAGGGTACTGAGTATCCAAATGCATCTGAGTTTTGTACTTGTTtacaaattttttctttcagctcaaTGAAGCAAGTAAACTTTTCAATCCATATTAAGGAATGAAGTAACACCGTTTCTTATGTCTGAATTTTTTCACAGACCAAAACTAAACCAGTACAGATGATGTTTCTGAGAGATGTATTTTTGATATTCCATGAAACAACCATGAAATTCAAAATCATCGAGCTGCCATATGTGGAAAATGAACTCAGTATGTTTGTACTCTTACCAGATGACATCAGTGGTAACACTAATGGTCTGGAGCAGGTAAAACTGACCTACCGTTGCATCCTGTACACTATGAGACAGTAACAGATGAAAAGAATGAGGACAAATGAACTTCAAAATCATGGTAGAATAGGTTCTGACATGTGCATACTCTGTTTCAAAAATTGTAACACCATGGTTTCTCAGTTTAGGATTCAGGGCATCTGATAACATTGCAAACACGCGATTTTACTTAGGGATACATCTAAAAACAATGTTCACACAACTGTCTTAGCCTATTTTTATCCTCTTTTCTATTGCCAGAATAGCACAAGAAAAGCAAGGTCCAAGAAGATAACCTAGAGTTATCTTCTCCTGAGGGCtgtattaattcatttttatatcaTTTGCAGTCCAGATTTGCACGTGATACTTTGTGGTGAGGTTTCTCAAACTAAGTGCTGATTATCCCGATCCAGAAGGTATCAACAGCCACCCAGGACCATGCCAGGATCAGTTTCAGATCCTAAACAGAtcagggaaaacattttttatttgtaCCATGCATCCCATTTATGTACCACTACTAAGAGAAAAGTTATCCATATACACACATAGTAAGCGCCTATTAATATCATAATGAGTCACACATTGCAAAAAAGCAATATTCTtcacaccaccaaaaaaaaattaactactcTGTGGATTCAGGCCTATATCTCACCaccttgaagaaaataaataggggTGTAAGTCACTCGGCACTTTGCAGGATCACGCCCATGAATATGGCGCACATTCCAGCTGTACCCACTGCTGGTAGCTGGGCTTTGTTTTACATGTTCTTGATGAGCCTTAAAACACTGCTGTGTGTGCATGTCTTGTTTCTGTGCCTCACATTCCAACTATTTTATCCCTCAACTCATTGCAGGTGGAAAGAGAGCTGACCTATGAAAAATTGGCTGAATGGACCAAATCGGCCAATATGATGAAAGCTGAAGTGGATCTGTACCTGCCCAAGTTGAAGCTGGAAGAGAATTATGACCTTAAATCCACTTTGAGCAGCATGGggataaaaaatgcttttgaccCAGTTCAGGCTGATTTCACAGGGATGTCTGTGAAGAAGGATCTTTACATCTCAAAAGTTGTTCACAAAGCTTTTGTGGAGGTCAATGAAGAAGGCACTGAGGCAGCAGCTGCTACAGCTGTCCTGGTGCTGAGATCAAAAGCACCAACAATGACTTTTAAAGCTGACCACCCCTTTCTCTTCTTCATCAGACACAACAAATCACAAACCATCCTCTTCTTTGGCAGACTGTGCTCACCCTAGCCAGTTATTCCTTGCCCTGCAGAGCAGGAGAGGCTTGCCAGCACAGAGGCAAACACCAAAATCTGAAGCTCCTGCTGCaccctttctccatcagaccaAACACCCCAGGGCCTGAGGCACAGTTCCTCCTGTGCCTCCCTCCTACTCTGAAGGGACAACTACGGCAGTGTTAAGGGAAGTGCACTCTGCCTTTGCATCCACAGAGCAATCCTGGTCGTCATTCAGACCAGGCCATCAAGGGTAGCTCTGTCCTAACCACTATGAGCTATGGCATATCTAGCCCTTCCCCTCACAGCAGTGTGTCTAGAAGTATGCTAACACAACCCCTCTCCTCACCCTCGTGACTAGAGCCCCTGATCCAGATGTGGTTTTAGCACTTATTCGCAGCCTGCAGTTGGACCCAGCTCCTATTTAGCCCTTGATTAGGTCCTTGCATTACAGATGGGAGGCAGACCCTCCTTACCCCAGGCCCTAGCCATGCCTTTGCCGTCCTTCCGCATCCCAGCTGTAAATTTTCATCAGCTCCCACTTTAACCTCAAATTAGCTTCACATGCCACTCCACAGATtcccttaaataaaataaataaatatacctCTATAAGGGCTATTTGCCTCACGCAGACCCTCACGTATGTGAGGAAGGGTCAAGCCTGCATGGTCTCTGGCTCCAGCAACAGATCACTCTGGTTCAGAACAACCCCTGCTTCAAgagtaattaataataataatctctCGTGGACTAGGGGTGTTTTCTGTCAGCTCTACCACGAGAGGGAGGCAGAGGCGGAAAATCACAGGCTGTGGCGAGGCGAGATATCAAGCGGGGAGGCGCTTTGAGCGTTTTCCTCGGCGCTAGGCAGCAACCATTCTGTCGGCGGGGACTCCGCTGTCTGCCCGTTCGCGGCGCGGGCGCGGCTGAGGGGGGCCGAGCTCCCGCCCTTCCTCTCCCGGCCGTGCTTCCGGGCAAGGGCCAGGGCCTGGGGACCAGCGCGGCGCCCGGCCGGGTGAGTGCCACGGCTCCGCCGTCCTGGacgtggtttttggttttgttattttttgtctGCGGGAAGCTTGctcctgtgttgtttttttttttttttttctttctttttttttttttctcttaagaagTAGAGGCTGCACGGCattgctggtggttttttttttttttcgtgacgtggtttctgctgcttctcagctggAGTCGCAGCGGTGTGTAGCGGAACGCTTTTTATGTGTGGGAGTGACGGGGGCACCACGGAAATGTTGAGTTTTAACGCCTCTTACGGTGCGAAGTCCAGTGCCGGGGCAGTGGAACGTCATTTCGCCCTGGGAAGTGCCAGACCCTTTGGCTTCCTGTGCCTGAGCGGGGTGGGGCAGCGTCGGCGGTGGGCGGTGGCGGGGCAGTGTcaatcacaccccccccccatgtcccaccGTCTGCCCCTCCGGAGAGGCGCCATATGAAGAGCCGTTAACTGGAGCTGTCAGTGATCTTACCCTGCGGATGTTAAGATCACTCCTAACTCTCCAAATCCTAAATGAAGCCCTTTTTGCCTCAAGAAAACTTGCTTTGGTTCAGAGGGTGAGAACAGGGATGTCCGTGCCGCAGGCGCGGCTCTCTCTGTGGAGGTAGACACCGCCTGACGCTCATCGCCCTGAGTCGCGCCCCCCGCCGACTCTGTTTGAAACAGTAGGTTTGGGACTCCGCCGAGGCACCTGACAGGAGTGGAGGCACCCGCATGTACCGGGCGCTAATCCCTATTGTAATCTTGGTGGGGTGTATCTCCTGGGCTGCAGGAGAGCTGCACCCTGCTCTGGCCAGGTTCCCCTATGGCAAAAACTGTAGTTGGGAGAGACACTGCAGCGTGGATCAGCTGTTAAATCTAGATACAGCCTTTCTGTTCACAAAGACTGCCCTAAAGTATAGGTGTCTACTGCTGAGGATGAAGGCTTCAAATTCATGGTGGTAGGCACACACGGGGTCGGGGCATCCAGAAAGCTCCACAGGAGTGCCTCACTTCTGGCCCGCAGAGCCCACGGGGAGACCAGGGCGAGGAATGAGCTGCTGTCAGCAAACCCCCTGATCACTGAGGATTTTGAAGCAAATAGTTTACAGTTGACTGACAAATACGTGCTTGTATAATGTGTTTTTTTGTTCCTTAAAGTGCAGTTATTGTGTATCGTCTCCAAAACCGCTCTGATGAGAAGGGTATCTTATCGGTAGTTACGTTGTTATTCCTGAGCTGCAGAGAAAGGATAGATAACTATTGGTGTAACTCCTAGCCTCGTGTCTCACCTGTTGAAATATTACTTACAGTTTGGTTAAATGAACTGATTTTCAGATAGACAAATAGTGTGAGTTGTGTCCTTTTGTGTGCAAATTATTGCCTATCACGGAAGCCCTACAAAAATTTTCTAGATAATAACTACTTGCTGCTGTCACTATTCTTGTACATTTTGACATCCAGGTCAGAAAACCTTATTGCTAGCAATCTGCAGATATTAGGACAGCAGGAAAATTCTGGTCTTTACTGTAAGCAACATGAACTGAAAATGCTGAGTGTCTTCTACTTATCTGGTAAAGTACATGTTGTTAAATTACTCATTTCAGATGGAATTGGAGGATTGTTTCCATCTAagcttgctttattatttttttagttatgggagagaagaaacaggagaaaagttGCTACTGTTTATAGCAAAGCCACTAACGAGAAATTTTCTTAGGTGGAAGATTGTGCATGCAGAAACTCGTTCTTTCTGCCTATTTATTTGAGATAATGAATCAGTAGTATGAATTAGGTGTTGGCTTTATATTTTGTAGCAACATATCAACACTAGGCACTGCCTTGAGGGAGGAACAAAACACATAAACTTTTACCACCATCTGATCACTTAGGATGTCTGATGATACTTATCTGTAGTTAGCTCAGCATTCTAGTATTTATCGCTTCTTTTTATAAGCGAGTGGTCTAATCTCAGGTTAGTTAAGTACCTACCCAGCTGATGTATTTAGTCTATGACAAGGCATCAAGTTGCACATGTTGAGGTGTGCATGTACCTTAAAGCTATctataagcagattttttttattgtgtgtgttTCCGTGTTGCAGGCAGTAAAATGGAACTGAAATGgactttgatttttctttgtacTACAGAAGGAAATTACAGTAATCTGTCATGCTGaccagataacttttttttttcttttcttttttaatcttgtaGGTCAAATCAGTCTGCTGACTTCTACCAGACTGGCTGCTAGGTTTAAAACACAGCGTACACACGTATAAGTAAGCTGAAGGTAATACTGAAGATATACAAATTTAAAGAAGGTAAGAGTTTATGATTCTACAATTCTGATGCCTAAtgttttcctcagtttttcttAGAAGGGCAAATAATTGTCTTTGTGAAGtcaaaagagaattgttttaAAGTTCTGAACAAAATACTGTTGTATCTGATCATGTCAAAAGTAGTAATACTTACCCAGTGAAAAGTCTAGTGACACCAGTGGAAACTGCTGTCTCTGTTACAGCTATGGGACTGAGAtacaaaagcaaagaataaatccATAAAGTAACTCAACTGTCTAGTATGGGATTTAAGGTACTTGTTCCACCAAATCAGTTTATCTGTGAGTTGATAATCTTCCAAACTAATTATGACCTTTGTTGCATAGTTTGTACTGGGAAATGTAACAGACAGAAATAACTTTTCAGTTTGTATTCAAATAAATTTGAGCCattcttgttctgttttatttcccAGGCTCTGAACCATGGACAGCCTTTGTGCATCAAGTACCACTTTTGCACTTGATCTCTTAAGAAAGCTGTGTGAGAACAAAAGCAGGCAGAATctgttcttttctccttttaGTATTTCATCTGCTTTGTCTATGATTTTACTGGGTTCAAAAGGTAACACTGAAGCCCAAATAGCAAAGGTATGTCTAAATAAAACTTAGTGTATTGAATTTGATGGAATTGTATGAACAACAAACCTATATATTGTAGTCTGTGACCTGCACTTATGCTAAACTATATTGTCATTCTGGTCTCAGAGAGCAGAGGTCTTCCTTTAATATGTATGTAAGCAgtacctggttttgtttttatatgaGGAGCTTCCTTTTGTATGAAATTGAGAGG is a window of Athene noctua chromosome 2, bAthNoc1.hap1.1, whole genome shotgun sequence DNA encoding:
- the LOC141957682 gene encoding heterochromatin-associated protein MENT-like, which produces MESLSVSTNSFTLDLYKKLNETSKGQNIFFSPWSIATALAMVYLGAKGDTAIQLAEVLHFNQTAGEEDSSEITRPSLGRPKKRKMDPGHKQAENIHSGFKTLLSAINKPSSTYLLKSANRLYEEKTYPLLPKFLKLITSYYNAKPQAVNFKTAAEQARALINLWVENETERKIQDLLPAGCLNSRTVLVLVNAIYFKGNWEKKFLEKNTSEMPFRLSETKTKPVQMMFLRDVFLIFHETTMKFKIIELPYVENELSMFVLLPDDISGNTNGLEQVERELTYEKLAEWTKSANMMKAEVDLYLPKLKLEENYDLKSTLSSMGIKNAFDPVQADFTGMSVKKDLYISKVVHKAFVEVNEEGTEAAAATAVLVLRSKAPTMTFKADHPFLFFIRHNKSQTILFFGRLCSP